The uncultured Bacteroides sp. genomic sequence AAGGAGATTGATCTTTTTGCTAAACGCGCAATGAATTACAAGAATCTATTCGATAAGGAAACAAAGCTGATGCGTGGAAAGAATGCTGATGGTAAATTTATGTCTCCTTTCTCTCCACTGAAGTGGGGTGATGCCTTTACCGAGGGAAACAGCTGGCATTATACATGGTCTGTATTTCATGACCCGCAAGGATTAATTGATCTGATGGGGGGTAAAGATACTTTTGTAAGCATGCTCGATTCTGTGTTTGCCGTACCTCCAGTGTTCGATGCAAGCTATTACGGACAAGTTATTCATGAAATCCGTGAAATGCAGATTATGAATATGGGTAACTACGCTCATGGCAACCAACCTATTCAGCACATGATTTATATGTATAACTATGCCGGCCAACCTTGGAAAGCGCAATATTGGTTGCGTGAAGTCATGAACCGCATGTATACCTGTAACCCTGATGGTTACTGTGGTGATGAAGATAACGGGCAGACTTCTGCATGGTATGTATTCTCTGCATTGGGATTTTATCCGGTATGTCCCGGAACAAACGAATATGTGCTGGGAGCTCCATTATTTAAGAAAGCTACTATTACGTTTGAGAATGGTAACAAGATGGTAATTAATGCACCCGATAATAGCACGAATAACCGTTATATTGAAGCAATGACTTTCAATGGTCGGGCTTATACGAAGAATTATTTAAAGCATGCCGATTTGATTAATGGTGGAGAGATCAATATTCGTATGAGTGATACACCCAATAAGCAGCGCGGCATCCTAAAAGAAGATTTTCCATATTCGTTCTCAGTTAACGAGAAATAGATACTAAATAGCTGGAGCACTTGATTCTTTAATTGCCCAGATAATAAAAACTAATAAAGCAATAAGAATAAGTATAGCTGTTCCCCACATTAAAATGCCTTCTAACTTCTCGTGCTCTTTATTAATAAAACCGGCTTCATCATAACGATTTAGCCATTTTTTTAAATTGATCATAAAATAAAAATATAGTCAGGTTTTTTTTCTGAGCGCAAATGTAAGCTACTAAAATGATATTTATTTTATATAAAATGGCATTTGTTTTATCTAAAATAATATCATTTTGCTATCAAATTAAATAAATTACGTCAAATTAAAGAATGTTCAATAACTCTTTCCATTCTTTATTGTTGAATGATTTTAATGGGTTGTTTGAAGTAATAAAGCTTTCTGCCAGCTTACTTTTCTTTTCCTGGAGTTTGATAATTTTCTCTTCAATGGTGTCGCTGGTTATAAATCGATAAACCATTACTTGTTTAGTTTGGCCAATACGATGGGCTCGGCTCACGGCTTGCATTTCGGCAGCTGGGTTCCACCACGGGTCAATGATAAATACATAGTCGGCCTCTGTAAGGTTGAGGCCCACACCACCGGCTTTGAGGGAAATAAAGAAGGCGTAGATGTCTTTTTCGTTAGTAAAGCGGGCAATTTCCTTTTCCCGGTCGGTAGTTTGCCCTGTTAGTAAGGCGTATTTCCATCCGTTACGTTCAAAAGCCTCTCCTAGAAGATGGAGATATTTCACGAACGAAGAGAAAATAAGTACTTTGTGGCCTTCACTCATCAGCATTTCATAAGCTTCAAGTATCTGTTCCATCTTGCCGGAAGAGAATGGGTAGTCGGATATCAGCATACGTGGGTGATTAGCCATTAAGCGCAGACGAGTCATTCCTTGCAGTGCAACGAAGCTGTTTTTTTGAATACTTTCCTTGCTGCTGATTTCCATCAATGCATTACGTAAGATATTCTTTTCCTTTTTATAAATGGTTTCCTGTTCGGGAGACATTTCACAATATCGTACCTCTTCAGTAAGCGAAGGTAGTTCTGGCGCAACCTGGTCTTTAGTCCTTCGCAGAAAGAAAGGTTTTATAAGTTGCTGAAGACGAGCCTCCATGCGGTTGTTTCCTTCTTTTGTGATGGGAGTGATAAAATGATTCCGAAAACTTTCTGAATTACCCAGCATTCCTGGGTTGATAAAGTTAAACTGTGCCCAAAGATCCTTCAGGGAGTTCTCTATTGGGGTACCGGTCAGTACCATTCTGTGCCTGGCTTTTAATCTGATAACGGAATGATAAGTAACCGAATCAGGATTCTTTATGGTTTGACTTTCATCCAAAATAACACATTCAAAAGGATAGTCTTCAATCAGTTCAATGTCATTCCTGAGCACTCCGTAAGTGGTGAGTATTATATTGTAATGGTTGAATATGCGTTTTATACCTTTGCTTCTCAGTCTGCCCGATCCTGAATATTCATAGGTACTAAGAGAACTGAACTTTCTTATTTCCCTAATCCAGTTTGGAAGGAGGGAAGTGGGAACAACTACCAGCGAAGCCGGAAGAGGTTCGGGATATGAAACGAGTTTATCCTCTCTTGCTGATTCTGAAACGCAAGGAGCCTCTATTGATGAATGTATTTCTGCAGCTTGATGAGAAGTATCTGTATGAACTGCTGCATCAGGTAGTGTAATGAAATCTTCAGCCTGCTCACCTCCGAAAAGGGAGAGCTGTCCGGTTGCATCAGTACAATAGGAGCTGTCCGGATTAAGAATAGCCTCTTTTGTGATAGCTTCCGATGGATTATACAAATGTTGTAGCATAGTGATTGTTTGCAAGGTTTTTCCAAGTCCCATGTCATCAGCCAAACAACCGCCGAAGTTATTTTCCATTAAATGTACCATCCACGAGAATCCTTCCTTCTGATAAGAGCGAAGGATAGCTTTTATCCTTGGTGGAATAGGGTATTCTCTTTTATCTATATAATCTGATTGCAGCTTTCTAAGCTCTTTTCCGAAACTTCCCTGATCCAGCTCATCCAACAATTTGAAGTGAACTTTCTGTAACCGGATGCTTTCTTGTTCTTTGGTTCCAAGTGCCATGAGTTCACTGTATTTTTCAAACCATTCCTCCGGAAGTAAAGCAATATCACCATTGGGAAGAATAAATTCCCGCTCTCCTTTGATAATATGTCTTTTAAAATGAAAGAAGGGAAAGCTGAAGTCACCTATCCGGACTTTTATTTGAATATCAAACCAATCAGGCTGCACATTGATTTCTTGTTTCAGAGATATTTCTCCCAAATAGTAGTTTGAACCTGATTCGGAATGACCCAGCTCAAACATTTCCTGAAGTGAATTTTTATGTATGTCTATCCACCTGATAAGACTCCTTTCCTGTGCATCATCTGATAAAAGAAATTGTGAATCGCCAACCTGTTTCAATCCCCAATTCTGTAGTTGCTTCACGCATTGTTCTTCCCAAAGAATATCCCGGGTATAATAATGGATAATATATTTGCCATCGGACTCTTCTATTCTCACATACTTCTTTTGATTTTTCTCTCCCGGAGTAAAGGAGTGTTCATTATAATAGAACCGGAGTTTTAGTAATGGTTGCTGTAACACAGATTTCTCTATTGACAGTTTCGCCTTTCGTAGAGTTGAGTCTTCTGTTATTTCAAAACCGGAAGCATCTACCTGAAATTGTTCCAAGGCAGGTAGTACAATTTGTTCCATATATTTTCGGGTCATCGATGCTGGTACCTCTACTGATTTTTTATTAAAGAAAGGTAACAGACGAGATGCTTCTACATCTCTGAATACTAGCAATTCATCTTTGGCCATGATGCATGCTGGCTGGGAAGTAAGTATAATTACCGGCTTTCTTTCTTTCAGACTTACCGGTTTTCCATTGCTTTGGCAGGTTATTGAATATCGGAAAAAGAGTTCAGTTGCTTCAAAATGGAAAGATGCTTCAACATCTTCTTTCATCAACCTAATCCGGCTATGGTTATAGAGTTCTTTTTTTCCTAGTTCTTTGTAATAAAGCGGTATATTGTTGGCACGAATCAGTTGTATTATTTCCAGTTGCTTTTTATCTACGTAAGGACGAATATTTTCTTTAAGTTTCTGCTCCGTCAGTTTGCGCAAGAAAACAGATACAGTCTTTTCTTTTGAGAATACGTTCATCAGATTCTTTTCAGAATAGCACAATGACAATCGGATAATTTCTTTTTCAGCTTCGGTAAGTGATTTGTCGGATAGAGAAGCAGAGGTAGCCTGCTCTTCAACTATAATAATTTCTTCCGATTCTTTTTTAACAAGGTAAGGAATCAGAATTGTTCCTAAGCTCAGATGGCGGGTGAGGCCCACTATAAATTTCAACATTGAAAGATTGTTTTCTTTATTTCCTGCAAAGATAACTTCTTTGTTCCAGATACAAAATGTTGCGATTGAATTTAAACAAACCGAACGAACTAATTGTTTTAATATTGCCATCATAATCGTATCACTTTCATTAATATTTTTAACAGATGAAAATACATGAATATCAGGCAAAAAACCTTTTATCTTCTTACGGTATTCCCGTAGAGCAACATATTCTTTGCCAGAACGCAGATGAAGCTCTTTTGGCATATGAAGAGCTTAATATGAAGAAAGTAATGATTAAAGCACAGGTACAAGCTGGTGGAAGAGGAAAGGCTGGTGGGATAAAACTTGCTAAAAGTGCCGATGATGTTATGAACTATGCCAGTTCAATACTGCAAATGACCATTAAAGGTCTGCCAGTTACAAAAATACTGGTTAGTGAAGCTATTAACATTGAATCGGAGTTTTATCTCAGCTTTAGCATTGATAGGAAAAACAGATCTGTCATTATGATGTTGAGCTCTGAAGGAGGAGTGGAGATAGAAGAGGTTGCCAAGTATACTCCTGAAAATATTTATCGTGTTAATATTGATCCTTTTGTGGGATTGCCTAGTTATATAGCCAGACGAATAGCTTTCTTTTTGTTTGACGACATGGATCTTGTTAATCAGATGGTGCAGATACTGCAAAAAATGTATCAGCTGTTTATTGATCAGGATGCATCACTTATAGAAGTCAATCCGTTGGTGCTCACTGAAGAAAGAAACCTTATTGCAGTTGATGCAAAAATGACTTTTGATGATTGTGCGTTATATCGTCAGGAGGATATTTGTTTTTTCTCAGAGCCTACAGAAGAGGAAGAAATGGAACTGCAGGCAAAAGCTAAAGGATTCAATTATGTTCACCTGACAGGTGATATAGGATGCATGGTTAATGGGGCCGGATTGGCGATGGCAACTATGGATATGATTAAACTCTATGAAGGTAGTCCTGCTAATTTCCTGGATATCGGCGGCAGCTCAAATCCCAAGAAGATTACGGAAGCAATGAAAATGTTGTTGCAGGATGACCGCCTGAAGGTGATTCTTGTTAATATATTCGGAGGAATAACCCGCTGTGACGATGTGGCTAATGGCTTGCTCAAAGCCTATGAACTGTTGCATGCTGATATTCCGGTTGTTGTGCGCCTTACCGGTACCAATGAGGAAGAAGGAAGGGCATTGCTTCGCACATCAAGCTTTATAGTAGCTGAAACAATGAAAGAAGCGATCAAAATAGCTGTGAATCAATCAATAAAAGCTGGATAAGATAATAAATAATCAAATAAATTCATTAGATATGAGTATCCTAATAAACGAATCAACCCGTCTGGTTGTACAGGGCATCACTGGCAGAGACGGATACTTTCATGCTATGAAGATGAAGGCTTACGGAACAAATGTGGTGGCAGGAACTTCTCCCGGAAAGGGAGGCACTGATGTTGATAATATTCCTGTGTTTAACACCATGTATGAGGCTGTTGATCAGACTGGAGCCAATACTTCTGCTATTTTCGTTCCTCCTGCATTTGCTGCTGATGCTATTATGGAAGCTGCCGATGCAGGTATCGGACTGATTATTTGCATCACTGAAGGAATACCCACTCTTGATGCTATTAAAGCATACAGTTTTGTTCAGCAGAAGGGGGCTGTACTTATTGGTCCTAACAGTCCGGGGCTGATCTCACCGGGTAGAAGTATGGTGGGCATTATGCCTTCCAGAATATTCACAAAGGGTAGTGTTGGAGTAATTAGCCGAAGCGGAACATTAACTTATGAGGTTGTTTCTCATCTTACGGCTAAAGGATTAGGTCAATCTACTGCTATTGGGATTGGTGGCGATAAGATTGTTGGACTACGTTATCGTGAACTTCTGGAGATGTTTGAGAAAGATAGAGAGACACAGTCAATTGTCCTTATCGGAGAGATTGGTGGATGTGCAGAAGAACGAGCTGCTGAATTTATCCGCTGGCAAATAACCAAACCTGTTGTAGTCTTTATTGCCGGACAATTTGCTCCGCCGGATAAACAGATGGGACATGCCGGAGCTATTATCTCCAGTGGAATGGGTACAGCTGCTGAGAAGATTGCTGCTTTTGAGGCCGCTGGCGTTATGGTGGCCCGGGAACCTTGTATGATTCCTAAACTGATTGTGGAAACTCAACTTAAAAGAATTCGGGTGTAAAGAGGCTAATGGTCTTCTGGAATAATAGAATAATTGAGCACCGTCAAT encodes the following:
- a CDS encoding DEAD/DEAH box helicase is translated as MMAILKQLVRSVCLNSIATFCIWNKEVIFAGNKENNLSMLKFIVGLTRHLSLGTILIPYLVKKESEEIIIVEEQATSASLSDKSLTEAEKEIIRLSLCYSEKNLMNVFSKEKTVSVFLRKLTEQKLKENIRPYVDKKQLEIIQLIRANNIPLYYKELGKKELYNHSRIRLMKEDVEASFHFEATELFFRYSITCQSNGKPVSLKERKPVIILTSQPACIMAKDELLVFRDVEASRLLPFFNKKSVEVPASMTRKYMEQIVLPALEQFQVDASGFEITEDSTLRKAKLSIEKSVLQQPLLKLRFYYNEHSFTPGEKNQKKYVRIEESDGKYIIHYYTRDILWEEQCVKQLQNWGLKQVGDSQFLLSDDAQERSLIRWIDIHKNSLQEMFELGHSESGSNYYLGEISLKQEINVQPDWFDIQIKVRIGDFSFPFFHFKRHIIKGEREFILPNGDIALLPEEWFEKYSELMALGTKEQESIRLQKVHFKLLDELDQGSFGKELRKLQSDYIDKREYPIPPRIKAILRSYQKEGFSWMVHLMENNFGGCLADDMGLGKTLQTITMLQHLYNPSEAITKEAILNPDSSYCTDATGQLSLFGGEQAEDFITLPDAAVHTDTSHQAAEIHSSIEAPCVSESAREDKLVSYPEPLPASLVVVPTSLLPNWIREIRKFSSLSTYEYSGSGRLRSKGIKRIFNHYNIILTTYGVLRNDIELIEDYPFECVILDESQTIKNPDSVTYHSVIRLKARHRMVLTGTPIENSLKDLWAQFNFINPGMLGNSESFRNHFITPITKEGNNRMEARLQQLIKPFFLRRTKDQVAPELPSLTEEVRYCEMSPEQETIYKKEKNILRNALMEISSKESIQKNSFVALQGMTRLRLMANHPRMLISDYPFSSGKMEQILEAYEMLMSEGHKVLIFSSFVKYLHLLGEAFERNGWKYALLTGQTTDREKEIARFTNEKDIYAFFISLKAGGVGLNLTEADYVFIIDPWWNPAAEMQAVSRAHRIGQTKQVMVYRFITSDTIEEKIIKLQEKKSKLAESFITSNNPLKSFNNKEWKELLNIL
- the sucC gene encoding ADP-forming succinate--CoA ligase subunit beta, producing the protein MKIHEYQAKNLLSSYGIPVEQHILCQNADEALLAYEELNMKKVMIKAQVQAGGRGKAGGIKLAKSADDVMNYASSILQMTIKGLPVTKILVSEAINIESEFYLSFSIDRKNRSVIMMLSSEGGVEIEEVAKYTPENIYRVNIDPFVGLPSYIARRIAFFLFDDMDLVNQMVQILQKMYQLFIDQDASLIEVNPLVLTEERNLIAVDAKMTFDDCALYRQEDICFFSEPTEEEEMELQAKAKGFNYVHLTGDIGCMVNGAGLAMATMDMIKLYEGSPANFLDIGGSSNPKKITEAMKMLLQDDRLKVILVNIFGGITRCDDVANGLLKAYELLHADIPVVVRLTGTNEEEGRALLRTSSFIVAETMKEAIKIAVNQSIKAG
- the sucD gene encoding succinate--CoA ligase subunit alpha gives rise to the protein MSILINESTRLVVQGITGRDGYFHAMKMKAYGTNVVAGTSPGKGGTDVDNIPVFNTMYEAVDQTGANTSAIFVPPAFAADAIMEAADAGIGLIICITEGIPTLDAIKAYSFVQQKGAVLIGPNSPGLISPGRSMVGIMPSRIFTKGSVGVISRSGTLTYEVVSHLTAKGLGQSTAIGIGGDKIVGLRYRELLEMFEKDRETQSIVLIGEIGGCAEERAAEFIRWQITKPVVVFIAGQFAPPDKQMGHAGAIISSGMGTAAEKIAAFEAAGVMVAREPCMIPKLIVETQLKRIRV